The Vigna unguiculata cultivar IT97K-499-35 chromosome 6, ASM411807v1, whole genome shotgun sequence genome contains a region encoding:
- the LOC114188382 gene encoding uncharacterized protein LOC114188382: MCRAKDSSPTGLSGFSTRSNGVDLIQTEANAKKDSSPTIKGASSTQSKRSGVIRKSSPIDICVSTTQSKTVGSSKIAALKGKDKQSTGKATYEENTEADICMLTLSTSGDNDPYIDYCVTPRKELLLDFEVECDHLDDIPSAEFPRTKTKKRIKKEKQ, encoded by the exons ATGTGCAGG GCTAAAGACTCCAGTCCAACAGGTTTATCTGGATTTAGTACCCGAAGTAATGGTGTTGATTTGATTCAAACTGAAGCTAATGCAAAGAAG GATTCCAGTCCTACAATAAAAGGTGCATCCAGTACCCAATCAAAAAGGAGTGGTGTTATTAGAA AGTCCAGCCCCATAGATATATGTGTTTccactacccaatccaaaactGTTGGTTCGAGTAAAATTGCGGCACTTAAAGGAAAG GATAAACAATCCACTGGTAAAGCAACTTATGAAGAGAATACTGAAGCTGACATCTGCATG TTGACTCTAAGTACCTCAGGAGATAATGATCCATATATTGACTACTGTGTTACTCCCAGAAAGGAATTGTTGTTGGACTTCGAAGTTGAATGTGACCACCTCGACGATATTCCAAGTGCAGAATTTCCCAGGACTAAAACTAAAAAGCGaatcaaaaaagaaaagcaGTAG
- the LOC114188383 gene encoding uncharacterized protein LOC114188383, with the protein MARKFDMVKDIDEKKETLKLAVRIKDLWFVQNRDNSRHMELILLDQKGSMIPAMVKKEDLGLWEEKLVEGQTYIMHNFKILKNHGQFRVCDHPYKLLFIGATTIKEQAISSIPVSVYKFKSIEDIVDGNYAVDLLYDIIGVVDNVRCNPQSKNVAFHIRDFSSAVIGCTLWDSYYLKFMSNWRGDPDSSIVVVMLTQAKIKPCSGWSIYLIICGFLVLSVLILFFL; encoded by the exons ATGGCGCGGAAATTTGATATGGTCAAAGATATCGATGAGAAGAAAGAAACGTTGAAGCTTGCTGTTCGTATAAAAGACTTGTGGTTTGTTCAAAACCGGGATAACAGTCGTCATATGGAACTGATTCTTTTGGATCAGAAg GGTTCCATGATTCCTGCAATGGTAAAAAAGGAAGATTTAGGATTGTGGGAAGAAAAGTTGGTAGAGGGCCAGACGTATATAATGCATAACTTTAAAATCTTGAAGAACCACGGACAATTTCGTGTTTGTGATCATCCTTACAAGTTATTGTTCATAGGAGCAACCACTATTAAAGAACAAGCAATTTCGAGCATTCCAGTAAGCGTTTACAAATTCAAAAGTATCGAAGATATAGTTGATGGAAATTACGCTGTTGATTTATTGTATG ATATTATTGGAGTGGTGGACAATGTGAGGTGTAATCCTCAGTCGAAGAATGTGGCGTTTCATATAAGGGATTTTAG CTCTGCTGTCATTGGGTGTACCTTGTGGGATTCCTATTACTTGAAATTTATGAGCAATTGGAGGGGTGACCCGGATTCAtctattgttgttgttatgttGACTCAGGCTAAGATCAAACCGTGTTCGGGTTGGtcaatttatttgataatttgtGGTTTTTTGGTTTTGTCTGTGctgattttgtttttcctttag